A part of Desulfomicrobium baculatum DSM 4028 genomic DNA contains:
- a CDS encoding TetR/AcrR family transcriptional regulator: MAKRLTTIIRREQIAEAALALVADQGVGALTARNVARVVGVTAPALYKHFPGGKADILASVLDLLDDVKTEGIRQALEEPGPALTKLRRCYDLHISVVERYRALPNLVLSDALWSDETHLRDRLLANHQRHQSEVAGIIRQGQAAGEIRADIDADQIFVQFLGQFLTIAILYSRRGDMIDPKTQAEANWKMFAQGVAP, translated from the coding sequence ATGGCAAAACGACTGACCACAATAATTCGCCGCGAGCAGATCGCCGAAGCGGCCCTGGCGCTGGTTGCCGACCAGGGTGTCGGGGCGCTGACCGCGCGCAACGTGGCCCGCGTCGTGGGCGTGACCGCTCCGGCCCTGTACAAGCATTTTCCCGGCGGCAAGGCCGACATCCTGGCCAGCGTCCTGGACCTGCTCGACGACGTCAAGACCGAAGGAATCCGTCAAGCACTCGAAGAACCGGGCCCGGCCCTGACCAAGCTGCGCCGCTGCTACGACCTGCACATCAGCGTGGTCGAACGTTACCGCGCGCTGCCCAATCTTGTGCTCTCGGACGCGCTGTGGAGCGACGAGACCCATCTGCGGGACAGGCTGCTTGCCAATCATCAGCGGCACCAGTCCGAGGTGGCCGGAATCATCCGCCAGGGACAGGCTGCCGGAGAAATTCGCGCCGATATCGATGCGGATCAGATATTCGTGCAGTTTCTGGGACAGTTCCTGACCATCGCCATCCTGTACAGCAGACGCGGCGACATGATCGACCCCAAAACCCAGGCCGAGGCCAACTGGAAAATGTTTGCCCAAGGCGTGGCCCCCTGA
- a CDS encoding NUDIX domain-containing protein, with protein sequence MHKIRTFTIACSQCGSTVAQRNPFPTVDIVLHRAGEGILLIERRNPPHGWALPGGFIDYGESAEQAAVREALEETGLDVRLTGLLGVYSDPDRDPRFHTLSVAYMAQCEDNEIPCAGDDAKNARFFPLDALPTDMAFDHRRIIADFAKKISRSA encoded by the coding sequence ATGCACAAAATTCGGACATTTACCATCGCCTGTTCACAGTGCGGCTCCACGGTGGCGCAGAGAAATCCCTTTCCAACGGTGGATATTGTGCTTCACCGCGCCGGAGAGGGGATATTGCTCATCGAGCGCCGCAACCCGCCGCATGGATGGGCGCTACCCGGCGGGTTCATCGATTACGGGGAAAGCGCCGAGCAGGCTGCCGTTCGCGAGGCGCTGGAAGAGACAGGCCTTGACGTGCGTCTGACCGGGCTGCTTGGTGTCTATTCCGATCCGGATCGTGACCCGCGTTTTCATACCCTGAGCGTGGCGTACATGGCGCAGTGCGAAGACAATGAGATCCCTTGCGCAGGAGACGACGCCAAAAATGCCCGGTTTTTCCCTCTTGACGCATTGCCGACTGACATGGCCTTTGATCACCGCAGAATCATTGCTGATTTTGCCAAGAAAATAAGCAGGAGCGCATGA
- the glgA gene encoding glycogen synthase GlgA, whose translation MITPPHDIVFLTSEIYPFSKSGGLADVMGILPLTLSRMGVRVAVITPFYGRLSTGHYPVHLVQENCPVGYPWADTTADIYLADYHGLPVYFIERGEYFDRRQYYCTHKGDYFDNCERFIFFCRAALAAIRHMDMGARIVHAQDWHAGLAMAYLAFWRRIDPFWAGVRTVMSIHNLAYQGRFSYRLFEQSGLPLDAWNMEGVEFYNSFNLLKAGIAYADKITTVSPSYAAEIMTPEFGCGLEGILTRRKADLIGILNGADYSIWSPENDEVLECTYSADKPEGKENCKKHLMGMLGLSPDLAERPLLGFIGRLRGQKGIDIVLEIIPELMKLDVGLVVLGEGRAEFEAMLMSIMEDYPGRIVGIIGYTEEMSHLIQAGADIFLMPSRYEPCGLTQMYSLSYGTPPVATAVGGLRDTITPYPGSGANGFIFADPTPEALLATVRKAVQVWEDRNAWREVQVSAMQTRFSWENSARKYMDVYTSLHGDLLDTWRIL comes from the coding sequence ATGATCACACCGCCCCACGATATTGTTTTCCTGACTTCCGAAATCTATCCTTTCTCCAAGTCCGGAGGATTGGCTGACGTCATGGGGATTTTGCCCCTGACCCTATCCCGCATGGGGGTACGGGTGGCCGTGATCACGCCCTTCTACGGCAGGCTGTCCACGGGACATTACCCTGTCCACCTGGTGCAGGAGAATTGCCCGGTGGGCTACCCTTGGGCCGACACCACGGCCGACATCTACCTGGCCGATTATCACGGCCTGCCCGTCTATTTCATAGAGCGCGGCGAGTATTTTGATCGCCGTCAGTACTATTGCACGCACAAAGGCGATTATTTCGACAACTGCGAGCGGTTCATCTTTTTCTGCCGTGCAGCCCTTGCCGCCATCCGGCACATGGACATGGGCGCGCGCATTGTTCATGCCCAGGACTGGCACGCAGGCCTGGCCATGGCCTATCTGGCTTTCTGGCGGCGTATCGATCCTTTCTGGGCGGGTGTGCGCACGGTCATGTCCATCCACAATCTGGCGTATCAGGGGCGTTTTTCCTACCGGCTCTTCGAGCAATCAGGGCTGCCCCTCGATGCCTGGAACATGGAAGGCGTGGAGTTCTACAACAGCTTCAACCTGCTCAAGGCCGGCATCGCCTATGCCGACAAGATCACCACGGTCAGCCCCAGCTATGCCGCCGAGATCATGACCCCGGAGTTCGGGTGCGGCCTGGAGGGCATCCTGACCCGCCGTAAGGCCGACCTGATCGGGATTTTGAACGGCGCGGACTATTCCATCTGGAGCCCGGAAAACGACGAGGTCCTGGAGTGCACCTATTCGGCGGACAAGCCTGAAGGCAAGGAGAATTGCAAGAAGCATCTCATGGGCATGCTCGGGTTGTCGCCGGATTTGGCCGAGCGCCCGCTTTTGGGCTTCATCGGACGCCTGCGTGGCCAGAAGGGCATCGACATTGTGCTTGAGATCATCCCCGAACTCATGAAGCTCGATGTGGGGCTGGTGGTTCTGGGCGAGGGCCGCGCCGAGTTCGAGGCCATGCTCATGAGCATCATGGAAGACTATCCGGGCAGGATCGTGGGGATCATCGGCTATACGGAGGAGATGTCGCATCTCATTCAGGCCGGGGCGGATATTTTTCTCATGCCGTCACGTTACGAGCCGTGCGGCCTGACGCAGATGTACAGCCTGAGCTACGGCACTCCGCCCGTGGCCACCGCGGTGGGCGGCCTGCGGGACACCATCACCCCCTATCCCGGTTCCGGCGCCAATGGTTTCATTTTCGCCGACCCCACGCCGGAGGCGCTTTTGGCCACGGTGCGCAAGGCGGTGCAGGTCTGGGAAGATCGCAATGCCTGGAGAGAAGTTCAGGTCAGCGCCATGCAAACACGTTTTTCTTGGGAAAACTCCGCGCGCAAGTATATGGATGTCTACACATCCCTGCACGGAGATCTTTTAGACACATGGAGGATACTATGA
- a CDS encoding isoamylase early set domain-containing protein: MSIEKKYLKTKNICKVTFHLPAGAASGAETAFLVGEFNDWAMHTLPMKRLKDGSFKLTIDLPSGTTYQFRYLLDDDRWENDWSADSYCYSEYGNCENSVVEV, encoded by the coding sequence ATGAGTATTGAAAAAAAATATCTGAAGACAAAGAACATTTGCAAGGTCACCTTTCATCTGCCGGCCGGCGCTGCAAGTGGGGCCGAAACGGCGTTTCTGGTGGGGGAATTCAACGACTGGGCCATGCACACGCTGCCCATGAAGAGGCTCAAAGACGGCTCCTTCAAGCTGACAATCGACCTGCCCAGCGGCACTACATACCAGTTTCGCTATCTGCTCGACGATGATCGCTGGGAGAACGACTGGAGCGCGGATTCCTACTGCTACAGCGAGTATGGA